One genomic window of Rhizomicrobium sp. includes the following:
- a CDS encoding nicotinate-nucleotide adenylyltransferase, with protein MKTKLERPHANWVRPPGPVAPGLRIGLLGGSFNPAHEGHVHVSEVALKRLGLDYVWWLVTPQNPLKPTHGMAPLAERVRSARIVARHPRIVVMDIEHDFRTHYSFDTLRALQKRFPQVKFTWLMGSDNLQIFRRWHRWADFARRVPIAVIQRPGTVMAMRSAKPIQRFGQVRHEKRLCLRRAPAIVILEGRRNAQSATAIRASQLYSEGFVGVLPA; from the coding sequence GTGAAGACAAAGCTGGAACGACCGCACGCCAACTGGGTGCGCCCGCCGGGGCCGGTGGCACCGGGACTGCGCATCGGCCTGCTGGGCGGCTCGTTCAATCCGGCGCATGAGGGCCATGTCCATGTCAGCGAGGTGGCGCTGAAGCGGCTCGGCCTCGATTATGTCTGGTGGCTGGTCACGCCGCAGAATCCGCTCAAGCCGACCCACGGCATGGCGCCGCTCGCCGAGCGGGTGCGGTCCGCCCGGATCGTGGCGCGCCATCCGCGCATCGTGGTGATGGACATCGAACACGATTTCCGCACGCACTATTCCTTCGACACGCTGCGGGCGCTCCAGAAGCGGTTCCCGCAGGTGAAATTCACCTGGCTGATGGGCAGCGACAATCTGCAGATTTTCCGCCGTTGGCATCGCTGGGCCGATTTCGCCCGGCGCGTGCCCATCGCGGTGATCCAGCGGCCGGGAACCGTGATGGCGATGCGCTCTGCCAAGCCGATCCAGCGGTTCGGCCAGGTCCGGCATGAAAAGCGGCTGTGCCTTCGGCGGGCGCCGGCCATCGTCATCCTGGAAGGCAGGCGCAATGCGCAGAGCGCGACCGCGATCCGCGCCTCGCAGCTCTATTCGGAGGGCTTTGTCGGCGTGTTGCCCGCGTGA
- a CDS encoding flagellar assembly protein FliX: MEINGPRRIETSTVRRVAKGASGTSSSFQVSDAGETRGAVVSGPGPIGALDSILMLQGMDDSTDGKSKAAAHGEKLLDMLDEIRDGLLAGGVPRTTLNRLANAVTRRHDQFNDPKLQGVLDEIELRAHVEIAKLEMMDKRVA; this comes from the coding sequence ATGGAGATCAACGGACCCAGAAGGATCGAAACGAGCACGGTGCGCCGCGTCGCCAAGGGCGCGTCCGGCACTTCGTCCTCGTTCCAGGTCTCCGACGCGGGCGAAACCCGCGGCGCGGTGGTGAGCGGCCCCGGCCCGATCGGCGCGCTCGATTCCATCCTGATGCTGCAGGGCATGGACGATTCCACCGACGGCAAGTCCAAGGCCGCGGCGCATGGCGAGAAGCTGCTCGATATGCTCGACGAAATCCGTGACGGGTTGCTTGCCGGCGGCGTGCCGCGCACGACGCTCAACCGCCTCGCCAACGCGGTGACCCGCCGCCACGACCAGTTCAACGATCCCAAGCTGCAAGGCGTGCTCGACGAGATCGAGCTGCGCGCCCATGTCGAGATCGCCAAGCTCGAGATGATGGACAAGCGGGTGGCTTAG
- the rsfS gene encoding ribosome silencing factor, with translation MSTVEAADPALLERIRASLEDDKAEDIVTIDMGGRSSLADAIVVASGRSSRHVAAIAEHLARRLKDAGYGTRPVNGAQQGDWVLVDAGDVIVHIFRPEVRDYYNLESMWSVEEPRRSRA, from the coding sequence GTGAGCACGGTTGAGGCGGCCGATCCGGCGCTGCTTGAGCGCATCCGCGCCTCGCTGGAAGACGACAAGGCCGAGGATATCGTGACCATCGACATGGGCGGGCGTTCGTCTCTTGCGGACGCAATAGTCGTGGCGAGCGGACGCTCGTCGCGCCACGTCGCCGCGATCGCGGAACATCTGGCGCGCCGGCTGAAGGATGCCGGCTACGGCACGCGGCCGGTCAACGGCGCGCAGCAGGGCGACTGGGTTCTGGTCGATGCCGGCGACGTGATCGTCCATATCTTCCGGCCCGAAGTGCGCGACTACTACAATCTCGAAAGCATGTGGTCGGTCGAAGAGCCCCGGCGCAGCCGGGCCTGA
- the rlmH gene encoding 23S rRNA (pseudouridine(1915)-N(3))-methyltransferase RlmH, whose protein sequence is MRLHILAVGFARGTQEGALTDDFVGRALAMGRRMGFTAVSCDELAVSKERETAKRMADEAERLARRVPEGAHVILLDAKGKGMTSEDFAEMLGALRDAGTRDLVFVIGGPDGLAPLPGRKAGRSLAFGPQTWPHLMVRAMLSEQIYRALTILAGHPYHRA, encoded by the coding sequence ATGCGCCTGCACATCCTCGCGGTCGGTTTCGCGCGCGGCACGCAGGAAGGCGCGCTGACGGACGATTTCGTCGGTCGCGCGCTGGCGATGGGTCGCCGCATGGGCTTCACCGCCGTCAGCTGCGACGAGCTGGCGGTCTCCAAGGAACGCGAAACGGCGAAGCGCATGGCGGACGAGGCCGAGCGGCTGGCCCGCCGCGTGCCAGAGGGCGCGCATGTGATCCTGCTCGACGCCAAGGGCAAGGGCATGACGAGCGAGGATTTTGCCGAGATGCTGGGCGCACTGCGCGATGCCGGCACACGCGACTTGGTCTTCGTGATTGGCGGGCCGGATGGGCTGGCGCCGCTGCCGGGTCGGAAAGCCGGTCGCAGCCTCGCCTTCGGTCCGCAGACCTGGCCGCATCTGATGGTGCGCGCGATGCTGAGCGAGCAGATCTACCGCGCGCTGACGATATTGGCCGGGCACCCGTATCACAGGGCCTAA
- the odhB gene encoding 2-oxoglutarate dehydrogenase complex dihydrolipoyllysine-residue succinyltransferase: protein MSIEIKVPAMGESVTEATVARWFKKEGEAVARDEPLLELETDKVTVEVPSPADGSLESISVKEGDTVQVGALLGAIAEGAKGKASATPAKNPQAAAPKPAPAPAPKPAPAPKVEPPKPAPVAAAPIVAAPVMPATRRIAEESGVDLSTLAGSGRDGRVLKGDVLEALEARAAERSAPRPAPAPVHAGPRPRADREERVTMSRLRKTIALRLKESQNTAAQLTTFNEVDMSHVMALRTEYKDSFEKKHGVRLGFMGFFVKACIAALKELPNVNAELEGDDVVYKNYYDIGVAVSTERGLVVPVVRDADLLSLAGIEAKIHDYGLRARDNKLKLEELQGGTFTITNGGVFGSLMSTPILNTPQSGILGMHKIQPRPVAEDDKVVIKPMMYLALSYDHRLVDGREAVTFLVRVKENLEDPQRLLLDI from the coding sequence ATGAGCATCGAAATCAAAGTTCCCGCCATGGGCGAATCGGTCACCGAAGCCACGGTGGCGCGCTGGTTCAAGAAGGAGGGTGAGGCCGTCGCCCGCGACGAGCCGCTGCTCGAACTGGAGACCGACAAGGTCACGGTCGAGGTGCCCTCGCCCGCCGACGGGTCGCTCGAATCCATCTCGGTCAAGGAAGGCGACACGGTCCAGGTCGGCGCCCTGCTCGGCGCCATCGCCGAAGGCGCCAAGGGCAAGGCTTCCGCGACGCCCGCCAAGAACCCGCAGGCTGCGGCGCCCAAGCCGGCGCCTGCTCCAGCTCCCAAACCGGCACCCGCGCCGAAGGTCGAGCCGCCGAAGCCGGCTCCCGTCGCCGCCGCGCCTATCGTTGCCGCGCCCGTCATGCCCGCCACGCGCCGGATCGCGGAAGAGAGCGGCGTCGATCTGTCGACCCTCGCCGGCAGCGGCCGCGACGGCCGCGTGCTGAAAGGCGACGTGCTTGAAGCGCTGGAGGCCCGCGCCGCCGAGCGTAGCGCGCCGCGCCCTGCCCCCGCGCCGGTGCATGCCGGCCCGCGCCCGCGCGCCGACCGCGAAGAGCGCGTGACGATGAGCCGCCTGCGCAAGACCATCGCGCTGCGCCTCAAGGAATCGCAGAACACCGCCGCCCAGCTCACGACCTTCAACGAGGTCGACATGAGCCACGTCATGGCCCTGCGCACGGAATACAAGGACAGCTTCGAGAAGAAGCACGGCGTGCGCCTCGGCTTCATGGGCTTCTTCGTCAAGGCCTGCATCGCGGCGCTCAAGGAGCTGCCCAACGTCAACGCCGAACTCGAAGGCGACGACGTCGTCTACAAGAACTACTACGACATCGGCGTGGCGGTCTCGACCGAGCGCGGCCTTGTCGTGCCGGTTGTGCGCGACGCCGACCTGCTGTCACTTGCCGGGATCGAGGCGAAGATCCACGACTACGGCCTGCGCGCCCGCGACAACAAATTGAAGCTTGAGGAGCTCCAGGGTGGCACCTTCACGATCACCAATGGCGGGGTGTTCGGCTCCCTGATGTCGACCCCGATCCTGAACACGCCGCAGTCCGGTATCCTCGGCATGCACAAGATCCAGCCGCGCCCGGTGGCGGAGGACGACAAGGTCGTGATCAAGCCGATGATGTATCTGGCGCTGTCCTACGACCACCGCTTGGTCGACGGCCGCGAAGCGGTGACCTTCCTGGTGCGCGTGAAGGAAAACCTGGAAGACCCGCAGCGCTTGCTGCTGGATATCTGA